A window of Streptomyces sp. SAI-127 contains these coding sequences:
- a CDS encoding NAD(P)-dependent oxidoreductase, producing the protein MTGSQPAEGRFTVGVSRDFRDADGSNVWGDIRLGELDAAGIPWRYLPRDTGELLAPDIDGLDAVLFAGPAVTARTFEGGTRPPLLFARFGVGYDAVDLDACTRHGALVTITPDGARRPVATAALTMLLAVLHNVTAKDRLVRQGRWSEREQWMGLGLTGRRIGLLGLGNTARDLVGLLRPFDTEVIAYDPYCPPDTARELGVRLGDADTVMAEADAVIVMCVLTEETHHLVDARRLALMKPSAVLLNVARGPIVDEAALIDALRTGRIRGAGLDVFESEPPGADNPLLSMENVVLSPHSLAWTDEMSAGNGGSAVRAVLDVATGRLPRFVVNRDVLGHAYLSERLGALAAETGQHAPAGVRP; encoded by the coding sequence ATGACGGGCTCCCAGCCGGCCGAGGGCCGGTTCACCGTCGGGGTCAGCCGTGACTTCCGCGACGCGGACGGAAGCAACGTGTGGGGCGACATCCGGCTCGGCGAGCTGGACGCCGCCGGGATCCCCTGGCGCTACCTCCCGCGTGACACCGGCGAACTCCTCGCCCCGGACATCGACGGCCTGGACGCCGTCCTGTTCGCCGGCCCCGCCGTCACCGCCCGCACGTTCGAGGGCGGCACGCGGCCCCCGCTTCTCTTCGCCCGCTTCGGCGTCGGCTACGACGCCGTCGACCTCGACGCCTGCACGCGCCACGGCGCTCTTGTCACCATCACCCCCGACGGCGCCAGACGCCCGGTCGCCACCGCCGCCCTCACCATGCTGCTGGCGGTTCTGCACAACGTCACCGCCAAGGACCGGCTGGTGCGTCAGGGACGCTGGTCCGAGCGCGAGCAGTGGATGGGGCTCGGGCTCACCGGCCGCCGGATCGGCCTGCTCGGCCTGGGCAACACCGCCCGCGACCTGGTCGGTCTGCTGCGGCCGTTCGACACCGAGGTCATCGCCTACGACCCCTACTGCCCGCCGGACACGGCCCGCGAACTCGGCGTGCGTCTCGGCGACGCCGACACCGTGATGGCCGAGGCCGACGCGGTGATCGTGATGTGCGTGCTGACCGAGGAGACCCACCACCTCGTGGACGCCCGGCGACTGGCCCTGATGAAGCCCTCGGCCGTGCTCCTCAACGTCGCCCGCGGGCCGATCGTGGACGAGGCGGCACTGATCGACGCCCTGCGCACCGGCCGCATCCGCGGCGCCGGACTGGACGTGTTCGAGTCCGAGCCTCCCGGCGCCGACAACCCGCTGCTCTCCATGGAGAACGTCGTCCTCAGTCCGCACAGCCTCGCGTGGACCGACGAGATGTCCGCCGGGAACGGCGGGAGCGCGGTCCGGGCCGTCCTGGACGTCGCGACCGGCCGCCTGCCGCGCTTCGTCGTCAACCGGGACGTGCTCGGACACGCGTACCTCTCCGAACGGCTGGGCGCCCTCGCGGCGGAGACGGGGCAGCACGCACCGGCGGGGGTCCGTCCGTGA
- a CDS encoding D-glycerate dehydrogenase, with protein sequence MSGTPSRRPRVAVSRSGLPGEGVERLTARCDVTAWAGTAPPTPAELAGLVRGCEGLLVLGADRVDAALLDAAGPGLRVVALASMGYDGVDVAAAMARGIVVTHTPEVLADTTADVAMALILMARRRLPAATEVLRRGAWGEFRMDAFLGLDVHGATLGLIGYGQIARAVARRAAGFGMRVQHHHPRRKEDDELSRWVPFDELLRTSDVVSVHTPLTEETKGMIGTAELALMKPTATLVNTGRGGVVDEEALLVALRRGKLHSAGLDVMTGEPRTDPSDPLFHEPHLVVLPHVGSATEATRAAMVELAARNVTAVLHGHPAPTPIPGTPDLPGARVTAVNLTDS encoded by the coding sequence ATGTCCGGCACACCCTCCCGCCGCCCCCGCGTGGCGGTCAGCCGCAGTGGCCTTCCAGGAGAGGGCGTCGAGCGTCTCACCGCCCGCTGTGACGTCACCGCCTGGGCGGGAACCGCACCGCCGACGCCCGCCGAGCTGGCCGGGCTGGTCCGGGGCTGCGAGGGCCTGCTCGTCCTCGGCGCCGACCGCGTCGACGCGGCGCTGCTCGACGCGGCAGGGCCCGGCCTGCGGGTCGTCGCTCTCGCGTCGATGGGCTACGACGGCGTCGACGTCGCAGCCGCAATGGCACGAGGCATCGTCGTCACCCACACCCCCGAGGTACTCGCCGACACCACCGCCGACGTCGCGATGGCGCTCATCCTCATGGCCCGACGACGCCTGCCCGCCGCCACTGAGGTGCTGCGCCGCGGTGCATGGGGCGAGTTCCGCATGGACGCGTTCCTCGGGCTCGACGTGCACGGGGCCACCCTTGGACTGATCGGATACGGTCAGATCGCCCGTGCCGTCGCCCGCAGGGCCGCCGGCTTCGGCATGCGCGTGCAGCACCACCACCCGCGGCGCAAGGAGGACGACGAGTTGTCCCGCTGGGTGCCGTTCGACGAACTGCTGCGGACCAGTGACGTGGTGTCCGTGCACACCCCGCTGACGGAAGAGACCAAGGGCATGATCGGCACTGCCGAACTCGCCCTGATGAAGCCGACCGCGACCCTGGTCAATACCGGACGCGGTGGGGTGGTGGACGAAGAGGCCCTGCTGGTGGCTCTACGCCGAGGAAAGCTGCACTCGGCGGGACTGGACGTGATGACAGGCGAGCCGCGTACAGACCCTTCCGACCCGCTGTTCCATGAGCCGCACCTGGTGGTGCTGCCCCACGTCGGGTCGGCGACCGAGGCGACCCGCGCCGCCATGGTGGAGCTGGCTGCCCGCAATGTCACGGCAGTCCTGCACGGACACCCGGCCCCAACCCCGATCCCGGGCACCCCCGACCTGCCCGGCGCGCGCGTCACCGCGGTCAACCTCACGGACTCGTGA
- a CDS encoding NAD(P)-dependent oxidoreductase: MSGDTEVGIAGLGVMGSAIARRLLDCERAVRVYDIRPEAVAELARDGAATAQSPARLAPSGVVILSLNTAPIVEQAVFGPDGILSAAPDDVLVIDMSSIDPGRTHEFAERAAKLGAGWVDAPLSGGAPAVARGELTLMLGGEMEHVERALPVLGSLASRLTHLGPAGAGQLVKAVNQVLVGCGFAALAEAAALVRAAGLPPGQVLTALTGGRADSALLQEFFVKFAEADLSPTGRISNMVKDLDAARDHARSAGVPMPVTTAVAELHRWLTAAGHGDADNAALMHYYAPLEVRP, from the coding sequence GTGTCAGGAGATACAGAGGTCGGTATAGCCGGGCTCGGAGTCATGGGTTCCGCCATCGCGCGACGGCTGCTCGACTGCGAGCGCGCGGTGCGCGTCTACGACATCAGGCCGGAGGCCGTCGCCGAGCTCGCCCGGGACGGGGCCGCCACGGCGCAGTCACCGGCCCGGCTTGCCCCCTCGGGAGTGGTCATCCTCTCCCTCAACACCGCGCCGATCGTGGAGCAGGCGGTCTTCGGGCCGGACGGGATCCTGAGTGCCGCACCGGACGATGTACTGGTGATCGACATGTCGAGCATCGACCCCGGCCGCACGCACGAGTTCGCCGAACGTGCCGCGAAACTGGGCGCCGGCTGGGTCGACGCCCCGCTGTCGGGCGGCGCACCGGCCGTCGCGCGCGGCGAGCTGACGCTGATGCTCGGCGGCGAAATGGAGCACGTCGAACGCGCACTCCCCGTCCTCGGGTCTCTGGCCTCCCGGCTGACGCACCTCGGGCCCGCCGGTGCCGGTCAGCTGGTCAAGGCCGTCAACCAGGTGCTGGTCGGCTGCGGATTCGCCGCACTCGCCGAGGCAGCCGCCCTCGTGCGGGCGGCCGGCCTTCCGCCCGGTCAGGTGCTCACGGCGCTCACCGGAGGCAGAGCCGACTCCGCGCTCCTGCAAGAGTTCTTCGTGAAGTTCGCCGAAGCCGACCTCTCCCCCACCGGACGGATCAGCAACATGGTCAAGGACCTCGACGCCGCCCGCGACCACGCACGCTCCGCAGGCGTGCCCATGCCCGTCACCACCGCTGTCGCCGAACTGCACCGCTGGCTCACCGCTGCCGGCCACGGCGACGCCGACAACGCCGCGCTGATGCACTACTACGCTCCCCTGGAGGTACGGCCGTGA
- a CDS encoding SDR family NAD(P)-dependent oxidoreductase, translating to MTSIAIIGAGPQMGMAIARTFGSQGFDVALISRNREKLDGLVATLTAEGSTAAAFPADVLDHDALTQALKDAAARFGGIDVLEYSPLAMESTVLASPAESDPSHIQHEIEVQLYGAMAATKAVLPAMREAGTGTLLYTTGAGSLDPLPMVGNVNAAAAALRNWVVNLHKELDGTGIQAAHVAIDVALGGSSIDPALKAAKPEAVSSVYWEMHTTRRDEAEIVYRG from the coding sequence GTGACCAGCATCGCCATCATCGGAGCCGGCCCCCAGATGGGCATGGCCATCGCCCGCACCTTCGGCTCCCAGGGCTTCGACGTCGCCCTGATCTCCCGCAACCGCGAGAAGCTCGACGGCCTCGTGGCCACCCTCACCGCCGAGGGGAGCACGGCCGCCGCCTTCCCCGCGGACGTCCTCGACCATGACGCGCTCACCCAGGCACTCAAGGACGCCGCCGCGCGGTTCGGCGGCATCGACGTCCTGGAGTACTCCCCGCTCGCCATGGAATCCACCGTGCTGGCCAGTCCGGCCGAGAGCGACCCCTCCCACATCCAGCACGAGATCGAGGTCCAGCTGTACGGGGCCATGGCCGCCACGAAGGCGGTGCTGCCCGCGATGCGCGAGGCCGGGACGGGCACTCTGCTCTACACCACCGGCGCCGGCTCCCTCGACCCGCTGCCCATGGTCGGCAACGTCAACGCCGCCGCCGCGGCGCTGCGCAACTGGGTGGTCAACCTGCACAAGGAACTGGACGGCACCGGCATCCAGGCCGCTCACGTCGCCATCGACGTGGCGCTCGGCGGCAGCTCGATCGACCCCGCGCTCAAGGCGGCCAAGCCCGAGGCCGTCTCCTCCGTCTACTGGGAGATGCACACCACCAGGCGCGACGAGGCCGAGATCGTCTACAGGGGCTGA
- a CDS encoding gluconokinase, whose translation MNEVGEVVLGIDLGTTATKVVAVNAAYRPVSTVERPAPLRTGRDGEAVHDPATVLAGAADAVRESVEQCVRRGLTVRGLSFSAALHTLLALDSSGEPLTPALSWADTRAADTARRLRAERGAALHRATGTPVHPMSPLAKLAFFAEHEPELFARTAAWCGMKDYVLSRLTGRLVTDLSCASATGLLDIHTADWHRPALEAAGVVGERLPELVSPTAAFPLLPGPAAALGLPAGLPVLAGAGDGPLANLAVGATAPATAALSLGTSGALRVVRDRPGVDDRCRVFCYHLADGLWVLGGAVSNAGVVAHWAAESFGGVDVADLLKEAAEVEPGSEGLTALPHLLGERAPWWDPDARGALIGLRRGHGRAHMTRAMIEGVGQQLALVRDSVVAAGAPIASVRATGGALRSSLWAEIVAAALDMPLEITDDTAGSGFGAALLGWRALGAVPHLSALPAEVWARPHRTVLPDPVAVRRMAQSRPRLERCYEVLRDLAA comes from the coding sequence ATGAACGAGGTCGGCGAGGTGGTGCTCGGCATCGACCTGGGTACCACCGCCACCAAGGTGGTCGCGGTGAACGCCGCATACCGCCCGGTGTCGACCGTCGAACGCCCCGCCCCCTTGCGCACCGGACGCGACGGGGAAGCCGTGCACGATCCTGCGACCGTGCTCGCCGGGGCCGCCGACGCGGTACGCGAGAGCGTGGAGCAGTGCGTGCGACGGGGACTCACCGTGCGGGGACTGTCGTTCAGCGCCGCCCTCCACACCCTCCTCGCCCTCGACTCCTCCGGCGAACCGCTCACCCCCGCCCTGAGCTGGGCCGACACCCGTGCTGCAGACACCGCCCGGCGGCTGCGTGCCGAGCGCGGGGCAGCACTCCACCGTGCGACGGGCACCCCCGTGCACCCCATGTCGCCGCTGGCCAAGCTCGCCTTCTTCGCCGAGCACGAGCCGGAGCTGTTCGCGCGCACGGCCGCCTGGTGCGGCATGAAGGACTACGTCCTGTCCCGGTTGACCGGCCGTCTCGTCACCGACCTCTCGTGCGCCTCGGCGACCGGGCTGCTGGACATCCACACCGCCGACTGGCACCGGCCGGCGCTCGAGGCGGCCGGGGTGGTAGGCGAACGCCTCCCCGAACTCGTGTCGCCCACCGCCGCGTTCCCTCTGCTGCCCGGCCCCGCCGCCGCACTCGGCCTGCCTGCCGGGCTGCCCGTGCTCGCCGGTGCCGGAGACGGACCGCTCGCCAACCTCGCGGTCGGTGCCACCGCCCCCGCCACGGCCGCGCTGTCTCTTGGCACCAGCGGCGCACTCCGCGTCGTCCGCGACCGGCCGGGCGTGGACGACAGGTGCCGCGTCTTCTGTTATCACCTCGCCGACGGGCTGTGGGTGCTCGGCGGAGCGGTCAGCAACGCCGGAGTCGTCGCCCATTGGGCCGCCGAGTCCTTCGGCGGCGTCGACGTGGCCGACCTGCTGAAGGAGGCCGCCGAGGTCGAACCTGGTTCCGAGGGCCTGACCGCGTTGCCTCACCTCCTCGGCGAACGCGCCCCCTGGTGGGACCCCGACGCCCGCGGTGCCCTCATCGGACTGCGGCGCGGCCACGGCAGGGCGCACATGACCCGGGCCATGATCGAGGGCGTCGGACAGCAACTGGCGCTGGTACGGGACTCGGTGGTCGCGGCCGGTGCGCCGATCGCCTCGGTGCGGGCCACCGGCGGGGCACTGCGGTCGTCGCTGTGGGCGGAGATCGTCGCGGCGGCGCTCGACATGCCGTTGGAGATCACCGACGACACGGCCGGCTCCGGGTTCGGCGCGGCACTCCTCGGCTGGCGCGCACTCGGCGCCGTGCCCCACCTCTCCGCCCTGCCCGCCGAGGTCTGGGCCCGGCCGCATCGCACCGTCCTCCCCGACCCGGTCGCCGTGCGGAGGATGGCGCAGTCCCGTCCTCGGCTGGAGCGGTGCTACGAGGTGCTGCGCGACCTCGCCGCCTGA
- a CDS encoding SDR family oxidoreductase, which translates to MKAPALFDLTGRRALVTGSSKGIGAALAAGLAEAGAELVLNGRDAGALERARQELAEKTGAEVHTAAFDVTDETAVRRAVREIEDGLGPLDILVNNTGVQHREPMLEVSAATFERVLNTNLTSAFLVGRTVAAAMVERGHGKIVNICSVQTWLARPGIAAYAASKGGLAMLTRSMCAEWAGSGLTVNALAPGYVVTELTRPLVDDPAFDSWIRGRTPAGRWATVEDLVGTLVWLAAPASDFVNGQVIAVDGGLTAVV; encoded by the coding sequence GTGAAGGCTCCCGCACTGTTCGACCTCACCGGCCGCCGCGCCCTGGTGACCGGCTCCAGCAAAGGCATCGGAGCCGCCCTCGCCGCCGGACTGGCCGAGGCGGGCGCCGAACTCGTCCTGAACGGCCGCGACGCGGGGGCGCTGGAGCGCGCGCGGCAGGAACTGGCCGAGAAGACGGGGGCCGAGGTACACACGGCGGCCTTCGACGTCACCGACGAGACGGCCGTGCGACGCGCGGTCCGGGAGATCGAGGACGGCCTGGGCCCACTGGACATCCTGGTCAACAACACCGGCGTACAGCACCGCGAGCCGATGCTGGAGGTCTCGGCGGCGACCTTCGAACGGGTGCTGAACACCAACCTCACGAGCGCCTTCCTGGTCGGCCGCACGGTGGCCGCCGCCATGGTCGAGCGCGGCCACGGAAAGATCGTCAACATCTGCTCCGTCCAGACGTGGCTCGCCCGGCCTGGCATCGCCGCCTACGCGGCCTCCAAGGGGGGCCTGGCGATGCTGACGCGCAGCATGTGCGCGGAGTGGGCCGGTTCCGGACTGACCGTCAACGCACTCGCCCCCGGCTACGTGGTCACCGAGCTGACCCGGCCCCTGGTGGACGACCCGGCCTTCGACTCATGGATCCGGGGCCGCACCCCGGCCGGCCGCTGGGCCACGGTCGAGGATCTGGTCGGCACTCTGGTGTGGCTCGCGGCCCCTGCGTCGGACTTCGTCAACGGTCAGGTGATCGCCGTCGACGGCGGACTGACCGCTGTCGTCTGA
- a CDS encoding NAD(P)-dependent oxidoreductase, protein MTSPPQSPGTVGFVGLGAMGLPMAANLAKAGFDVLVWNRGRTPLDAAVAAGCRAAGRPADVAAGARTVITMLPDLPQVRNVSAGPDGLLAGLDTAAPAEAMDTLVVMGTVSPVAVRALAQELRSFGVTVVDAPVSGGVTGARNATLSIMAGGTQYAVERALPYLTAMGSTVRRMGDIGAGSLAKACNQLVVAGTLVALAEAVVLGEHGGLDPAALLEVLSGGLASSEVLAQKRRHLADSDFTPSGPARYLHKDLGFVLDSAADAHVELPLSTSVARLYAAIDDRGLGDLDNSVVLRLLREDNSPSRPHHISKD, encoded by the coding sequence GTGACCTCCCCGCCTCAGTCTCCCGGCACGGTCGGCTTCGTCGGGCTCGGCGCGATGGGCCTTCCCATGGCGGCCAACCTCGCGAAGGCCGGCTTCGACGTCCTCGTATGGAACCGGGGCCGCACCCCACTCGACGCCGCCGTCGCCGCCGGCTGCCGTGCGGCCGGCCGGCCCGCCGACGTCGCCGCCGGCGCCCGCACGGTCATCACCATGCTCCCGGATCTGCCTCAGGTCCGGAACGTGTCGGCCGGCCCGGACGGACTGCTCGCAGGCCTGGACACCGCCGCACCGGCCGAAGCGATGGACACCCTCGTGGTCATGGGTACCGTCTCCCCCGTCGCCGTACGTGCCCTGGCCCAGGAACTGCGGTCTTTCGGCGTCACCGTCGTCGACGCTCCTGTCAGCGGTGGCGTGACAGGCGCCCGGAACGCCACCTTGTCGATCATGGCGGGCGGAACGCAGTACGCCGTCGAACGCGCCCTTCCCTACCTGACCGCCATGGGCTCGACGGTCCGCCGCATGGGCGACATCGGAGCCGGATCGCTCGCCAAGGCCTGCAACCAACTCGTCGTGGCCGGCACCCTCGTGGCGCTCGCCGAGGCCGTCGTACTCGGCGAGCACGGTGGCCTCGACCCGGCGGCCCTGCTGGAGGTGTTGTCCGGCGGACTCGCCTCCTCGGAGGTGCTCGCGCAAAAGCGCCGTCACCTCGCCGACAGCGACTTCACCCCCTCGGGCCCCGCCCGCTACCTCCACAAGGACCTCGGCTTCGTGCTGGACAGTGCCGCGGACGCGCACGTCGAGCTGCCGCTGTCCACCTCCGTCGCCCGCCTGTACGCGGCGATCGACGACCGAGGCCTCGGCGACCTGGACAACAGCGTCGTCCTGCGGCTGTTGCGTGAGGACAACAGTCCCTCACGCCCGCACCACATCTCGAAGGACTGA
- the gnd gene encoding phosphogluconate dehydrogenase (NAD(+)-dependent, decarboxylating), with the protein MQIGIVGLGRMGGNMAARWRDRGHEVIGYSRTSPDRDVNSLEELVGRLAAPRVVWLMLPAGDPTREALRHLAGLLSAGDVVVEGGNSRFTDDTEHARMLAEHGVGYVDCGVSGGVWGRENGYGVMCGGADEHVRRVWPLLESLAPAEDGICHAGPVGAGHYAKMVHNGIEYGMMQALAEGYELLEASEYVPDVPKVLASWRQGTVVRSWLLDLLVRALEQDSDLAGLSGRVDDSGEGRWTVEEAVRLAVSAPAMTAALFARFASRKPDAAQLKALAAMRQQFGGHAVHAASTVSAGSA; encoded by the coding sequence ATGCAGATTGGAATCGTCGGTCTCGGACGCATGGGCGGCAACATGGCGGCCCGCTGGCGCGACCGCGGCCACGAGGTGATCGGCTACAGCCGCACCTCGCCGGATCGTGACGTCAACTCCCTGGAGGAACTGGTCGGCAGGCTCGCAGCCCCCCGTGTGGTGTGGCTGATGCTCCCGGCCGGTGACCCCACGCGCGAGGCGCTCCGGCACCTGGCCGGCCTGCTGTCCGCGGGCGATGTGGTGGTCGAGGGCGGCAACTCGCGCTTCACCGACGACACCGAGCACGCGCGGATGCTCGCCGAACACGGTGTCGGATACGTCGACTGCGGTGTCAGCGGCGGCGTCTGGGGCCGGGAGAACGGCTACGGCGTGATGTGCGGCGGGGCCGACGAGCACGTCCGGCGCGTCTGGCCGCTGCTGGAGTCCCTCGCCCCGGCAGAGGACGGCATCTGCCACGCCGGCCCGGTGGGCGCCGGGCACTACGCCAAGATGGTTCACAACGGCATCGAGTACGGCATGATGCAGGCCCTTGCCGAGGGCTACGAACTGCTGGAGGCCAGCGAGTACGTCCCCGACGTGCCCAAGGTGCTCGCCTCCTGGCGGCAGGGCACCGTCGTCCGGTCCTGGCTGCTCGACCTCCTCGTCCGTGCCCTGGAACAGGACTCGGACCTGGCCGGTCTCTCCGGCCGGGTCGACGACTCCGGCGAGGGCCGCTGGACGGTCGAGGAGGCGGTACGCCTGGCGGTGTCCGCCCCGGCCATGACCGCCGCGCTCTTCGCCCGCTTCGCCTCCCGCAAGCCGGACGCCGCCCAGCTGAAGGCGCTCGCCGCGATGCGCCAGCAGTTCGGTGGACATGCCGTGCACGCGGCGTCCACCGTTTCCGCCGGCTCGGCCTGA
- a CDS encoding MFS transporter: MSDQPASVQTKTRANGRHRGPALLVAGAFFMENLDATIIATAAPGIAASFGTGAEAVGAAMTAYLTALAAFIPVSGWAADRWGGRRVFAWAVAVFTIASALCAAADSLTELVVTRVAQGVGGAMMVPVGRLTVLRTTPRRDLLRAIAWLTWPGLLAPVLAPVLGGLFATYASWRWIFLVNVPLGVAALPAALRLIPDGRREADEGRPVLDRTGFVLTSAGAGALLVGVELLGDLARHRASAAVWLGLGLLTCGLAVRHLLRSRRPLLDLTAFRVDTFRVANAGGAVFRAAISAVPFLLPLMFQQAWGWSAARAGLVLTAVFAGNIAVKPFTTPLLRRFGFRTVLVVNGMATASTFVLCGLVVSRTPLAVLVAVLFVSGVCRSVSLSAYSSICFADLGPERTANANTLSSSVHQLAGGVGIALAVWTLRAAGALTAQLGPTDPARPYGVAFGVLALLPLACAWEASRLRQGAGAAVTAPVTRRSARAPVPRRRPGRWGL; the protein is encoded by the coding sequence ATGTCCGACCAACCGGCCTCGGTCCAGACGAAGACACGGGCGAACGGAAGGCACCGGGGGCCGGCGCTGCTGGTGGCAGGGGCGTTCTTCATGGAGAACCTGGACGCCACGATCATCGCCACCGCCGCCCCCGGCATCGCCGCGTCCTTCGGGACCGGGGCGGAGGCCGTCGGCGCCGCCATGACCGCGTATCTGACGGCGCTGGCCGCGTTCATCCCGGTGAGCGGCTGGGCCGCGGACCGTTGGGGCGGCCGCCGCGTCTTCGCCTGGGCGGTAGCCGTGTTCACCATCGCCTCGGCGCTGTGCGCGGCGGCCGACAGTCTCACCGAGCTCGTCGTGACGCGGGTGGCGCAGGGCGTCGGCGGGGCCATGATGGTGCCCGTCGGGCGGCTGACCGTCCTGCGCACCACCCCACGCCGGGACCTGCTGCGGGCGATCGCCTGGCTCACCTGGCCGGGCCTGCTGGCCCCGGTGCTCGCCCCCGTGCTCGGCGGCCTGTTCGCCACGTACGCCTCCTGGCGCTGGATCTTCCTGGTGAACGTGCCACTGGGCGTGGCGGCGCTGCCCGCTGCCCTGCGGCTGATCCCCGACGGCCGGCGCGAGGCCGACGAGGGCCGGCCGGTACTCGACCGGACGGGCTTCGTCCTCACGTCGGCGGGGGCGGGCGCGCTGCTCGTCGGCGTGGAGCTGTTGGGCGACCTGGCACGGCACCGGGCCTCGGCGGCCGTCTGGCTCGGCCTGGGACTGCTCACCTGCGGGCTGGCGGTCCGTCACCTCCTGCGGTCGCGCAGGCCACTGCTGGATCTGACCGCCTTCCGCGTGGACACCTTCCGGGTGGCGAACGCGGGTGGCGCCGTCTTCCGGGCCGCCATCAGCGCCGTCCCCTTCCTTCTGCCGCTGATGTTCCAGCAGGCGTGGGGCTGGAGCGCCGCGCGGGCCGGGCTCGTGCTCACCGCCGTGTTCGCCGGCAACATCGCCGTCAAACCGTTCACCACCCCGCTGCTGCGCCGCTTCGGCTTCCGCACGGTGCTCGTCGTCAACGGCATGGCGACGGCATCGACGTTCGTCCTCTGCGGCCTCGTCGTTTCCCGTACGCCTCTTGCTGTGCTGGTCGCCGTGCTCTTCGTGAGCGGCGTGTGCCGGTCCGTCTCGCTCAGCGCGTACTCCTCGATCTGCTTCGCCGACCTGGGGCCGGAGCGGACCGCGAACGCCAACACCCTGTCGAGCAGCGTGCACCAGTTGGCCGGCGGGGTGGGCATCGCCCTGGCCGTGTGGACCCTGCGCGCGGCGGGAGCCCTCACCGCACAGCTCGGGCCGACCGATCCGGCACGACCCTACGGCGTGGCGTTCGGCGTGCTCGCACTGCTGCCGCTGGCCTGCGCGTGGGAGGCCTCGCGGCTGCGACAGGGCGCGGGGGCCGCGGTCACCGCACCCGTCACGCGTCGATCGGCGCGGGCTCCTGTCCCCCGGCGTCGGCCAGGCAGGTGGGGCCTGTGA
- a CDS encoding L-idonate 5-dehydrogenase, translating into MDSATMRAVVAHGAGDLRLEERPVPVPGPGEVAVDVKYGGICGSDLHYWRHGAVGEFRLREPLVLGHEIVGRVREAGPGVQAPPPGTPVAVHPLASCGQCRQCHAGRRNTCLDTGYLGSAARNPHVQGGFADVLVVPAERVLALPEGLDLRLAAVAEPAAVAWHAVRQAGDVRGKRVLVTGAGPIGCLVVASLRAAGAGDITVTDVHEAPLAVAKQVGATSAVRVGVGADHLEELAADIAIESSGSPAGLRTCVYGVDRGGVVVGLGLLPPGDTPVAANALITRELRLVGSFRFDEELTEVLHALSDGRLAVEPVVTSVVPVAHTQAAFELAADPARSCKVLLDFDAQTSV; encoded by the coding sequence ATGGACTCAGCGACGATGCGAGCCGTGGTGGCGCACGGCGCAGGCGACCTCCGCCTGGAGGAGCGCCCGGTACCGGTGCCCGGCCCGGGCGAGGTGGCGGTCGACGTCAAGTACGGCGGCATCTGCGGCTCCGACCTGCACTACTGGCGCCACGGAGCCGTCGGGGAGTTCCGGCTCCGCGAGCCGCTGGTGCTCGGCCACGAGATCGTGGGCCGGGTACGCGAGGCGGGTCCCGGCGTCCAGGCACCGCCGCCGGGGACACCGGTGGCCGTCCACCCGCTGGCTTCCTGCGGACAGTGCCGGCAGTGCCACGCCGGTCGACGCAACACCTGCCTGGACACCGGGTATCTGGGGAGCGCCGCCAGGAACCCCCATGTACAGGGCGGCTTCGCCGACGTCCTCGTCGTCCCCGCGGAACGGGTGCTCGCGCTGCCGGAGGGCCTCGATCTGCGGCTGGCCGCGGTGGCCGAGCCCGCCGCGGTCGCGTGGCACGCCGTACGGCAGGCCGGCGACGTACGGGGCAAGCGGGTGCTGGTCACCGGCGCGGGCCCCATCGGCTGTCTGGTGGTCGCCTCGCTGCGGGCCGCGGGCGCGGGCGACATCACCGTGACCGACGTGCACGAAGCGCCGCTGGCCGTGGCCAAGCAGGTGGGGGCCACCTCGGCCGTACGCGTCGGCGTCGGCGCCGACCACCTGGAGGAACTCGCCGCGGACATCGCCATCGAGTCCTCGGGCAGTCCCGCGGGCCTGCGCACCTGCGTTTACGGGGTCGACCGGGGAGGCGTCGTGGTGGGCCTCGGCCTGCTGCCGCCCGGGGACACTCCGGTGGCGGCCAACGCCCTGATCACCCGGGAACTGCGCCTCGTCGGCTCCTTCCGTTTCGACGAGGAGCTCACCGAGGTCCTGCACGCGCTGTCCGACGGCCGCCTGGCCGTCGAGCCGGTGGTCACCTCCGTGGTCCCGGTGGCCCACACCCAGGCGGCGTTCGAGCTCGCGGCCGACCCCGCCCGCTCGTGCAAGGTGCTGCTCGACTTCGACGCGCAGACATCGGTCTGA